A segment of the Lycium barbarum isolate Lr01 chromosome 7, ASM1917538v2, whole genome shotgun sequence genome:
gaaaaaatgtttttttgaaaatattttgataagATTTCTCATGGATCAATTTGGGCTACATATTAACCCAACTTTTTGATGGGCTCAAATGTGGCCAGCCCAAAGGTGTACGGGTTTGGCGGGTCATGTTTTTATGGACTAATTTCGTCACCCCTATCAGCAGGTAACTGAAGACTTGGTGAATTTGAAGGATGATGGAGTGACAGCTGATGGTGAGGGCAATAAAATGGCATTAGCCTTGTTTTCTGGACCGGTAGCCAAAGGAAATGGCTCCTGGGAAGCATTCCCGTCTGATGGAGAGACCGGACAAGTAACTTCAGCTTGGCAGACACCAGCAGCTGAGATTGGGAAAGCTGACTGGGAATTAGCATTGGTAGAAACAGCCAGTAATTTGTCAAAGCAGACGGCTGATTTAGCAGGTGGTTTTGATTCGCTGTTGTTAAACGGAATGTACGATCAGGGGACCGTGAGGCAGCACGTGAGCCATACTCAGGAGACTGGTGGGAGTGCCAGCAGCGTGGCATTGCCTGGAGTGGGAAAGAGCGCAAAACCTATGCTCGCTTTGCCTGCCCCTGATGGAACAGTCCAACCAGTAGGGAATCAAGATCCATTTGCTGCTTCCCTTGCAGTGCCACCTCCTTCGTACGTCCAAATGGCAGAACAGGAGAGGAAACAGCATTTGTTAATGCAGGAACAACAGCTGTGGCAGCAATATGCAAGCAACGGGATGCAAGGCCAAATGGGTTTGTCTAGACTAGCTGGAACTACGGGCTACTATGGCGCTGGAATGCAACCATCAATGCCTTATGGGATGCCACAAGGTGCTGGAATGGGACAGTCAGCAGGATATTACTTTACTCCTCTCTGAATCGCCTCTCGGGACATGTGCTTTTGCTACATTGCagtttttatgacatgggaaaaTGAGCTAAAAAGGCTGTTTGAGAGTGGAATGCACTATAAGAGATTtctatttctttttccttttcttttgttatAACTATATAATTATGAAGAAATTGGggttaaattaaaatatttaaaaacttAGGGGGAtagaattaaaatataaaaacatTGTAATAAACCAATGTTCCAAGCCTAACAAAACAAAGCTGCCCGTTCTTTATCTCCTCTTCTCTTCTTCTGTTCTTCCCGTTCTTCTCTATATCTCCTCTCCACTTTTTTCTCTTTAACCATTTTTTTTACTAGTTTCTCCTCCAAGAACATTCTTTCTCTGCAAATTCGAGTTTTTTGAGGTATGCATTTATTTTCATTCTAATTTCTGTTGTTTTTATGCTCGTTTAAGACATGAGGTTTTTGTTTTTCCTATGTTTTCTTGATCGATCGATCCAGTAAActttatctttccattcactatTATAAATTAGTCTAAAATCAATTTGGGTCTCTATAGTAAACTCTAAAAAAGGAGTTTGGGGTTTTAGTCTAAAATCAATTTGAGGCTAAAAAAGATTTATCTTTTTGTAAATTCTGAAAAATGGGTTTTGGGGTTTTGTGAATTTTAGTGAATGGGATCATTTGTTTACTTTATAGTTTGTGTTCTACATTCACTAATAGCAGTTGTAACAATGTTCTATTTGAATGAAGTTTCTGTACTTGGACATGGTATTGAAACAACTAAAAAGTTGTTAGGGTCAATCCCACATGACTAATTGGTGATTAAAACATCTGATTTATTTGTTGGATTGATGTTATGTGTCATTGGGTTATTGTTATTTGTGGTGTCTTTTGTTAAGGAGAGGGAATTTCAGAGCTTTTTCGCGAAAGGTTGTATTTGTCTTCATGTAGCAATGGGATTATGGAGAGTGTATTTTGAGAGGAAGCTTGAAGATTTGGCTTATGATTGGCTAAGACAACTTGTTGGTGATTTTGTTCTAGCACTTTCTTGGGTGTTTTTTCTTGTTAATTCATGGAGGAAAAAGTATGattagaaagattttttttttctgaacttTTGTTAGCATAAGATGTTTCAGAGTCCCAAATAATGATGCTTGATGGAAAAAACAGATTAAAACACTTCTAGCATCTTAAGACGCTTGAtcaaattcttttctttttcaaattggTGTTATATTTAGCTCTATGCTTGCAAGAAATATTTTATTTGTGGCTGCTATTGTTTCAGAATTTCTAAGTATTTTGTGGCTGCTATTGTTTCAGAATTTCTTCTATGTGTAAACAATCGCATATTGTTTAAACAACTTGTGTTTATTTTATCATTTCGAGAAGTTTATTCATTTGGTCTATTGTTGACAATTTTATGATGCTTTATGTATGAAGATAAAATGGAAACCAAAAATCAAAAAGTTTATAAAAGAAGGCCTAGAAAAAAGGCTAGGTCAACGGAAGAGGAGTCTGCTTCTGCTGGAGAAGCGGATAGGTTTCCACAAGCTCAGGAAACAGAAGAATTGACCTCATCAGCTCGTGGTTCAGTTAGAGAAGATGAAAGTGTAGAAGATGAGGAATCAATAGATCAGGAAGATAAAAATGAAAGTGGAAAAGAAAGTGTAGAAGATGAGGAATCAATGCATCAGGAAGGACAAAATGAAAGTGGAGAAGGAAATGCAGAAGATGAGAAATCAACGGATcaacaagaagaaaatgaaagtgGAGAAGAAAGGGAAGAAGAAACAAATCATGTACTTTTCGAACAAAGAAAAAAAGTATTACATGATGAGAATGCTGCCCTTCAAGATCAAATGTGAGTGTTTTTTTAAATTGTCATTAGTGAAAACAAAGAGTAGGTGTTTTAGCATCCATTTACTGTTTTTTCGAAAATTACCACCAGTTCAAACAACTGATGGATGCGTAAACACCTACTAATTGTTTATTGTAAACAAACAATTGTTATTTAAGCATCAACTATTTGTTTAAACTACCACCAGTTCAAACAACATATGTTTGTGGCTTTTTTATACTttcttttaattaatcaattttataATCATATACAGTTTGCTGATGATTCTGATACTGAGATTACCGAATGCATCAAGTCCATTGATCTTACAAAATATAGCTTCAAGACACATTATTCCGCGCATGGTGATATTCCGGGAAAGATTTTTGTAAAGTCACCTCTAGGAGGAATGGCATTTCTTGAATTCAGAGGAGTTCTGGTAGAACAAGGTATTTTAGATAGgttcaaaaaaaattgttttgggCATTTTATGGATATTCCAATGCAGCGAGTAAATTTTGGGTGGCTGATAGTTCATGGTCTTCTACTCCGACGCATCATTTGTCAGAAAAAGATGGAGCTGTGGTTTGAATATGAAAATATGCCTGTGTGAATTGGATTAAGGGAATTTGCCTTGATGACGGGACTGCGGTGTCACCCCTTTCCTTCTGAAGAGGCATTGGCTAGTCGGGTAAAGAAGCGTGAACCATTATGGGAGTTTGTTTCCAAGGAAGGAAAAACTGTTACAGCTAACTTCCTCGTTGAAAAGATCAAATCACCTGAAACACCAAAAAATTATAAGTTTTCACTTGCCTTAGTTTGGTTCTATCACTGCATCTTAAGTGCAAGAGATATATCATCAGGTGTTGATGCCGACATGACCAAGCTAGCTTGCAAGCCCTCTGTCTTCAACGAATATCCGTGGGGTCTCAAAAGCTATCTTTTGACTGTTGAGTATCTTGCAAAACCAATAAAATCTGAATACAACCTTTACGGCTTCACGTGGGCATTCCTGGtaactaaataattttttttatattatttttcttttaatatttatATTGATTGTAATTTATTGTTAAGTAATTTAGGCTTGGGCTTTTGAAGCTattccgaaacttcaacgaaatGCTAAGAATGTTCCCCCTAAGAGAGGACATTGCCACGTATGCTAAGGTGGATGTCGTATGGAGGCCTAAAAAAATCTATAGATCCATTCGGTACCACTGATGAAAACGTAAGTCTCTAAAACTTGTTAAAAAACCTAAGACTTTCTTAAACAACCTAAGACTTGATTAAACAACTTGAGGTTGTTTGAACTAAACAATATTCAGTTGTTTAATAAACATGATGTTGTTTATAAAGGAAGATCATAACATTGAATTTTTTGTTCTTTCTATGCAGGTAGTGCACCCTTTCCTGATTCCTACAAATGCAGATAAAAGGGAAAAATACATGAAGGACCTTGAGCCATTTTCCAGTGAGGAAGCCTACGAAAAAATTGATATGTTAAAAGCAGAATTGGTTGGGGTGACAACAATCACAACAGGTGAAGTAGAAGCTAGGGAGGTTGGTGGTGAGGACAGGATCCCAGTAAGGAGTGGGGCAGAGGAAAGGAGCCCACCAagggggtgggggtgcaaaaagaAACACTCCAAGAGGGACGGGTGATGAAAGGAACCCGCGGAGCCCTTTAGTGAATTCTGGTGACAAATTTGTTGGTAGTCCAGTCAACTTTGATTTTGGTGGTCGGTATAGTGAAGGAGGAGTTGGTGCAGGATCTTTTggtgtttgtccttcaaatgcaaAGTGCTCCTGTGAATGTCTCACCTGTGCGGAGAAACAAAGACAATTGGAACTGAAAATTTCTAAAATGGAGGAGGAGTTCAAAGAAATGGGGAAGTCTGTCAAACAACTTGTAGAAGAATTATCTACTTTGAATAAAAAACTCGAGCCTAGGAGGATGTTAAGGAATTCCAAATACATAAGAACTCCATTTACTACTGGTGCACGTAAAATGAAGAAGAGGATAAGTGTGACAAATCTGCTGCCTGATATTTACAAGCCTCTTGACATTGATAAGAGCAAGGAAAGAGTGGAACCATAAACTAGGGATGTGTTTGTTGATAAATTTGTGGTAGATTTTTTTGTTAGACTATTTCTTGATGTGGAAGTATGATGACTATTTATGGATAATTTGTGGAAGATGCTATGGATCTTTTTATGATGTTTATATATGGTTGTTTACTAAAACAACATGAAGTTGTTTAACAACTTCAGTGGTTGCTTAAACATTCACAGTAGTTGTTTATGATGTTTATCGATAGTTGTTTACTAAAACAACATGATGTTGTTTAACAACTTCAGTGGTTGCTTAAACATTCACAGTAGTTGTTTATGATGTTTATAGATGGTTGTTTACTAAAACAACATGATGTTGTTTAACAGCTTCAGTGGTTGCTTAAACATTCACAGTAGTTGTTTACGCTATTTATAGATGGTTGTTTACTAAAACAACATGATGTTGTTTAACAGCTTCAGTGGTTGCTTAAACATTCACAGTAGTTCTTTACGCTATTCATAAAAAGTAGGTTTGTTTACAGTATAAAGTTTTCCCTTAAAAAGTAAGTAAACAACTAGTGGTTTCTTAAACAGACATTGGTTGTTTCAGAACATATCTAATTATTTATATTGGAAAATTATTGCCCATAAAAAAATTGTTAAACAAGTAGTGATTGCTTAAACAAATAATTGTTTCTTACAATAAACAACAAGAAGTTGTTCAAACAACTCCTGATTGCTAATAACCTCATATCTCGTAAAAAGTAGGTAAACAATTAGGGGTTGCTTAAACAAATATTGATTGTTTATAATAAACAACTAGTGGCTGCTTAAACAACTATGGGTTGTTTACTTTAAAATCCATCAAACGGGAAGTTGGATGCTCAGTTGTTTCAAGTCAATAAGTTgatgttcaaatattcatataatcaaacaacattgattctATTATCACTTGATCAATAAGTTATAGTTATACTATTAGTAGGGTCAATCAGTTGATGATCAATTGTGATCAAATTACCAAGTTGGGTTTAATTACTAATTGAATGACTCGTTTGATGTTGAATTGTTATCAAGTCAATAAGTTgatgttcaaatattcatataatcaaacaacattgatttTATTATCACTTGATCAATAAGTTATAGTTATACTATTAGTAGGGTCAATCAGTTGATGATCAATTGTGATCAAATTACTAAGTTGGGTTTAATTACTAATTGAACGACTCGTTTGATGTTGAATTGTTGTCAAGTCAATAAGTTgatgttcaaatattcatataaatgtcCAATTGAAATTCTTGTATAAGCAATAAGGAGTTGTTTGAACAACTTCTTGTTGTTTATTATAAGCAATCAATATTTGTTTAAGCAACCCCTAGTTGTTTACCTACTTTTTACGAGATATGAAGTTATTGTATAAGCAATCAGGAGTTGCTTGAACAACTTCTTGTTGTTTTGTAAGAAACAATTATTTGTTTAAGCAATCACTAGCTGCTTCCCTACTTTTTACGAGATACGACGTTATTGTATAAGCAATCAGGAGTTGCTTGAACAACTTCTTGTTGTTTATTATATCGTTATTTGTTTAAACAATTGTCTATTGTTTCTTGAACAACTTCTTGTTTCTTACCAATATTTTTATGAGCAATAATTTTTCAGTATAAATAATTAGATATTTTCTGAAACAACTAGTGTCTGTTTAAGCAACCACTAGTTGTTTACCTACTTTTTAAGGAAAAACTCTAAACTGTTAACAAACAATATCCACATGTAAAGACCAATAGCAAAAACAGCCAACATAGTACATTGATTCAGTTGCAAGTACAAAATAGATTGATTCGGTTACAAGTACGAATTTAAGAAGCTACACTACTGTTTGTTCCTTCATTTTGTCTCGCTCTGAGACTACATGTAGTTCTTTTGTGACCAACTCTTTTGCATATGGAgcatttatttttcttcttctttgaacCCCGCTCCAAGACTGAAGGTGCccgttttctcttcttttttcccGGCTTGCGCACCACATATGGACAAGGTATTTTACTCTCCAAAATCTCTGGAGGAAGCTCCCAAAATTCTTCAGATAACACTGGATGAATTGATTTTTCATATGCATGTTTGTATGACCATACTGAATAATATggagaaacaaaatcataaactCTTAATCCATAATCATCCCCGAACTGGGTTCTTATCGCTGCAATAGTATGTGGACAAGGTATTTTATCCAAATCAAACTCTCTACAAGAACATGTTCTATTGTTTAGATAAACCATAGCCACTGAACCATGACCAATGATGCTAAAAGTGTGGAAGCTTATTTGATGGGCCAATAGTGTATTGCCTATAGTtacattttctcttatttttctttCAACGGAAGGGACACATATGGTTGATGTGTTGGCCAACACCATACGCCTCTCGTGAAACTTTTGAGCaaacctcctatttatagaatTGAATAGAGCAGTAATCGGGAATTCTCTTTCCGCCAAGAACATTGAGTTAATTGACTCAGCAATGTTGGTGGTCATTACATCATACCTAGAACATCAAGAAATACATACATATTAACTAAGTTTCTGCACTGTAAACAACCAGGAAGTGATTGAACAACTTCTTGTTGTTTAGTGTAAGTAAATATAATTTGTTTAAGCAACCATTGGTTGTTTATAACGTACCTGTTGCCAGGGAAGTGTGCTCTACTCCATCTGTGGAAACCAACATCCTCAAGATATTTGGCGACACTCATATCCAAATTTTTGATTTGTTGAAAATGATCATTAAACTCGTCCCTCCGATATGCTTTCGCTGCATCATAAAAATGGTGCATCCAATCTCCACAGTGAAAGTTTTTGCGGATGCTTTCACCAAGGTGCCTCATGCAAGCTCCATAATGAGCTTCAGTATAAATCTTTGAAACTGCTTTCTTTATAGATGGATGtctatcagaaattatgcacaactcaTTAGTGTTGGGGACGATCTCGAGCAATTGTTCAAAAAAGTACTGATACGAGGCATCACCCTCCGAATTTACTACACAAAATGCCAAGGGGAATATGTGATTTTCGATATCCAACGCCACAACAGACAACAACACTCCGCCATACTTTCCAAACAAATGTGTTCCATCAACAGCTAGGACTTTTCTTGTATAAGCAAATCCATTTATCCAAGCTCCATAAGATACAAAAAAATACAAGAACCTGCCACAAGAATCAACCTTCAAATCTGTCTTGCTTCCTTCATTTGTAACATGAATCATATGACGGTACTTATCTATAACTTCATATCCGTGTTCTGGTGTTCCTCTTGTCAACGATTTTGCAATATAACTACCCACCAGACACTTCCAGTAACTAATCTTGCATCCCAATTCTACACGAATTGTTTCCTTAATTTCTCTTGTAGATAGACTGTTCCCCtcgataaacttattttcaaTGTGTTTAGCAACGAATTCAGTGGTTGCGTGTCGATGATGGCTTGTAAGATGTTGTACTCCACATGTGTGCATATTATGGTATGTGATACGAAACCTATCGGTGCCCTCAAACTTCATAGCTCGCAGTCGCCACTTGCAATTCTTATCTACACATTTGACATTGTAGATTTTTTTTGTGTTCTTTACCTGCTCAAAACTAAAATTATTCTTCACGGCAACAAGGTTCAATAGGATTTTCAATTCTTGCTTCTTCTTGAAAGTTAGACCCGAGAAAAATCCTGTGTCGTCTTCACGACTGTGGCTACACTGTGTTGAGCCCTCAACCCCCTGTGTACTGGACAGATTAATAGAAGAATTTGTATCTTCTTCTGCCCCTTCTACCCCTGCGGTATTGTAATCAAAATCTGGAAACTCTGAAGTAGCTTCTACTCTCGCTGTATTGTAATCAAATCCAGAAAAATTTCTAGCTTCTTCTTGCCCTACTGTATTACTAGCAAGTCTAGGGAACACTCCAATTGCTTCTCCAGATtctggtgttgacacccaattttgtcccgccttcctccaaaatatctatttacgcttctagtaTTTTTGGGAAACTTTAAAgataattatttatactttactacaattattagcttttattaataccggcgtttcattatcctattgtagtcactgctgttattatttttattttactaccgttactactaccactattattattattattattattattattattattattattattattattattattattattattattattattattattattatcattattattttattatcattattaccagtattattataatttgcattgtaaccatttcagcatttttaccaccttatgcacacgcatcgcatctattttgcgcagttaaataatagcgtttatttactgataTTATCGCATGACCATTACGACGTCTTATAATTTTATTTCTTATCCGAGCACtgataaatacatacttttataataggtaatatttttaattaaaatagatcttttatgcaaattaAGAAGCCCAAAATAGCATAAGAAGCAAATATATATTTTAGCCCATCCGCCCCAATCAATTTATAATCactttcggaccagcccattgtgattagcccacattttaataccaaACTCACTACCCAGCCCACGTTTAATTCTTCAGCCGACCCAGCCCAAAACAAGATTCAACTCAGGCCATTATTTTAACCCAATAACCCGGCCCACTACCCGATGACCCGACCCGATTCCCTTTTCAAGAAATGAAGCACTAGGGTTATACACTACACAGACCCGCCGCACTcccctcttctttctctttccctTCCCCTTCTCCTCCTCTCTCTTCTTCAATGAATCGAGCAAATTCGCAGCAAACTTTCACAAATCCAGGCCGTGCATGGACATTTCGGGGAAAGGCAATTAATGTTCGTCCCTTCCCCGTCAGTTTTTCAGCCATTGAAGAGGGTAaaatttttgttttcttcttctttctcttctgctTGCTTATGAAAAAAACCTTAATGAGTTTTGTTTGTTCATGAACCCAAATCGCTTTTTTATCCATTCCTTTGATTTCGAGTACAAAGTTTTTATGAatgttgtcttcttcttcttctgggtTTTCTGATCGACGGCAGAACCCTAACGTTTGATTTGAAAAGATTTTCGACCAGAAATCCCGCCCAATTTTGAACCCTAGAAAAACCCTAAATGTCCCCTATAAATATTCGCTTGGGGAGTCATTGAAGGGGGAGTTTCTTTTGGCCTCCTTAATCTCTCTAAGAAAAATAA
Coding sequences within it:
- the LOC132601286 gene encoding uncharacterized protein LOC132601286, with amino-acid sequence MAEKLTGKGRTLIAFPRNVHARPGFVKVCCEFARFIEEERGGEGEGKEKEEGSAAESGEAIGVFPRLASNTVGQEEARNFSGFDYNTARVEATSEFPDFDYNTAGVEGAEEDTNSSINLSSTQGVEGSTQCSHSREDDTGFFSGLTFKKKQELKILLNLVAVKNNFSFEQVKNTKKIYNVKCVDKNCKWRLRAMKFEGTDRFRITYHNMHTCGVQHLTSHHRHATTEFVAKHIENKFIEGNSLSTREIKETIRVELGCKISYWKCLVGSYIAKSLTRGTPEHGYEVIDKYRHMIHVTNEGSKTDLKVDSCGRFLYFFVSYGAWINGFAYTRKVLAVDGTHLFGKYGGVLLSVVALDIENHIFPLAFCVVNSEGDASYQYFFEQLLEIVPNTNELCIISDRHPSIKKAVSKIYTEAHYGACMRHLGESIRKNFHCGDWMHHFYDAAKAYRRDEFNDHFQQIKNLDMSVAKYLEDVGFHRWSRAHFPGNRYDVMTTNIAESINSMFLAEREFPITALFNSINRRFAQKFHERRMVLANTSTICVPSVERKIRENVTIGNTLLAHQISFHTFSIIGHGSVAMVYLNNRTCSCREFDLDKIPCPHTIAAIRTQFGDDYGLRVYDFVSPYYSVWSYKHAYEKSIHPVLSEEFWELPPEILESKIPCPYVVRKPGKKKRKRAPSVLERGSKKKKNKCSICKRVGHKRTTCSLRARQNEGTNSSVAS